The following DNA comes from Candidatus Woesearchaeota archaeon.
GCGCTTGAGAAGGAATTGAAAAATGAGAAATTTGACTACCAATCGCTTGCGTTCCAGCACCTGTTAAAGGTTCCATCCCAAAAATCAATGGTTGAAATTATTTCTGATTACGGAAAAAAAGAGTTTGAGACAAGGATTACCTCAATGAACATTGCGCTTGGAAAGACAACCGGAAGGATAATAAAGATTGCTCCCAGGGCATCAAACAGGGACGGATTTTTTGACATAACACTCATGAAGGACGCATCATCAATAGGACGCCTGATTCTTTTTCCGATAATAATTGCCGGGCTTCATCCATATCTTCCTTTCCTGTCCCCCTGGGTTGAATACTTTGATTCCAGGCAGAAGATAACAGGGGTTAATATCCTTAAAGAGGGCATTCCCTTCCAGGCAGAGGGGGAATATTTTGGAAAGAGCCCCGCAAGCTTTTCCATAATTCCCGGAGCAATAGATGCAATCTACAAGAGGAAATTTTTTACCCCATTTTTTTATTCAAAGGTGATGAAAAATTCTTAACTTCAATTCCACTTGAACCTTAAAAAGGATTTAAATATGCCCGTTGTTTTTCTTTTTGCAATTCGGAGGAATTCAAAATGGAAAAAATTTCAAAATACCTTATTGCTTCAGCAATAATCGCTGCACTGCTTTCTATAGGATGCTCGCCAAAACTAATCGGGGGAGAAAAAGATTCGCACGGCTGCCTCATTGCAGCAGGCTATTCCTGGTGCGAGGAAAAAGGCAAATGCCTTAGGACATGGGAGGAAAACTGCACTGTGAATGAAACTGTTCAGATTGCAAACCCGGCATCTTCCTACTGCATCAGCAAAGGCGGAAAGCTGAATATTGTGACTGCAGAAGACGGCTCCCAGACAGGAATGTGCACTCTTGCAGACAACACTGTATGCGAGGAATGGGCTTATCTTAGAGGAGAATGCTTCAGCGGGATCTATTCATGCTTAACAGACTCTGACTGCACCCCTAAGCCAGGATGCCATCCTAAAGAATGCATAAACACTGCGTATTCCAACAAGTTCAACGCGCCTGACGCATGCACAATGATGTTTGACTGCAGTGCAGCATACAGCAAAGCCGACTGCCTGTGCGTAAATAACATATGCACCAACAAGAACCTCGGGAACAAGGGCTGTGAGGAACCAGTTGCTGAATAAGAAAGCAGCAGTTTTTTAAGCGGCGTCGTTATGCAGTGAGCATGCAAGGTGAACAATGGAGCTTACTGACTAAAAGAATGGCATAAATTGGCACATCGTTTAGGCTAACAAATTTATTGCTTTCTTCTTAAAACACGGAATTTTTAATAATAACATTCCTGCAAAAAATACCATTGTCCTGAATTTACCGCATTTAATTAAGAAATTCATTAGTTGATTATGCCTCTTCTTGATTTTCAGTAAATCCGCTATTTTGTTTGATTTGTAATCAGGATTAAGGATAATTTTTCCAATTTCCTCTCCAGATATTAAAGCCGGGTATATCCCCTCGCCAGTCAATCCAGAAACGAATCCCGCTGCATCCCCAGCTAAAAATACATTTTTAAACCGGTGTCCCTGATAATCATAATTAAGCAGGAATGCTTCGTATTTTCCTTTTGAAATATCAATTTTGTTCTTTTTTAACCAATTTTTAAAATTACTTTTCAATTCTTTTGATGAGAGTATTTTTGGATTACATCCGCATCCAACAGATACATAATTTTTATGAGGAAATATCCAGGCATACCAGGCAAAAAATAATTTGGATTCAAAAAAAACTTCAAATTCTTTGTATTTTCTAGTCGCTATAACATACTGAATTGCAATATCAATATCCTCGGATTTAATTCCCAAATATTTTTTTACAAGAGACATTGAACCATCTGCGCCAACTAATAATTTGTATGATATTTTTTTGTCATTAGCAATGATGAAATTTTTTTCAATTTTTGAAACTCTTGAGTTTGTTCGAACTTCAATATTTCTAAATCGCTTTAATTTTTTAAGCTGCCATTGACCGAGATTTTTCCTGTCAATTGTATAAACAAAATTATTCTTGTATTTGACTGTTGAAGATGCGTTATTAATGTGTAATTTTATTTTATTGTACTGAAAATCAATTAAATTCCTAGGTAAATTCAGGCATTCAATGTCTTTTCCAGTCAATCCTCCTGCACAAACTTTATAACCGATTTCTTTGTTTTTTTCAAGAAGTAAAACTCTAAATCTGCTGTTTCCTAAAGTTTCAGCACATTTTAATCCAGCAGGACCTGCCCCAATAATTATTACATCAAAGGATTCCACATTTTTAATATATTTGATTTGTATTATTAAAGTTTCGTAATCAGTAAATCGCCGTTAAACTAAAATAGAATTTTTCGGATGATTTTACTTATCCTTTCTTCCGCTGTTTTATTTTTAAAAAAAGAATGATTTTGATGAGGTTTAGTCATCAATTATCTCTATCTCAATGTTGAGCCCCTCTGGGATTGGGACCCTCATGACAAGCCTTAACGCCCTTTCGTCAACCGCAAGGTCAATTAATCTCTTGTGCACCCTCATCTCATACCTTTCCCATGTTGCGGTTCCGTTTCCGCATGGCGCCTTCCTTGTGGTTATCTTGAGCTTTTGCGTCGGGAGCGGGATCGGGCCTTTCATATCGACTCCGGTCTTTTCAACTATGCTTTTGATGTATTCGCATGTCTGGTTGATTTTGTCAATATCAGTGCTTGCTAATTTGATTCTTGCTTTTTGCATATTGAATTCACTCCCGCATCTTTAAAATAAAGTGTCTCCATGGTGAGTGCAGTTCGCCATGGGCTCTATTATAGAGGAAAAAAATCATAAAAATTCTTATAACACCTTTTTCACCATGTCAATGCACATTCCTGCTGCTACAGTTGTGCCTGAGTCCCTTATAGCAAATCTTGCCATGTGCGGGATTTCCTTGTTCTTCTCAATTACAAGCGGTGTTGCAGGCTTGACTCTGATGATTGCAGCATCTCCCTTCTTGATGAAGTCCGGATGCTCTTTCACTGTTTCGCCTGATACCGGGTTAATCTGCTTTATTATCTCGATTATCTGTCATGCAACCTGCGCTGTGTGAATGTGGAAGACAGGTGTGTATCCCACTGTTATGACGGTTGGGTGGTTCAGGACAACAATCTGGGCTGTGAACTCTGTTGCAACGCTTGGCACGTTTGTTGTGTGCCCGAGGACATCTCCCCTTGTTATGTCTGTCTTTCCGATTCCCCTTATGTTGAAACCGACATTGTCTCCCGGCTCAGCCTGCTGGAGCTGTTCGTGGTGCATCTCTATGCTCTTGACTTCTCCGCTGACTCCCTTTCCTTCTCTTGCCGGAACAATTATTACCTTGTCATTTACTTTCATGATTCCGGTTTCAACCTTTCCAACTGGGACAACTCCGATTCCGGTGATGTTGTACACATCCTGGATTGGAAGCCTGAGTGGAAGGTCTGTTGGCTTCTTTGGTGGCAAGAGGCTGTTCATTGCTTCAATAAGTGTTGGTCCCTTATACCATGGCATGTTTGTGGACTTCTTGAAAATGTTGTCGCCTGGGAATGAAGCCATTGCAATGAAAGTTATCTTGTCCGGATTGTAGCCTACGCTCTTAAGGAGCTTTGAAACCTGCTCTTTAACTTCGTTGTATCTCTTCTCTTCGTACTTGGCCATGTCCATCTTGTTGATTCCAACAATGAGCTGCTCAACGCCAAGTGTTCTTGAGAGGAATACGTGCTCCTCTGTCTGAGCCTGGACTCCGTCTCCTGTGTTTGCTGAAACAATAAGCACAGCAGCGTCAGCCTGTGATGCTCCGGTAATCATGTTCTTGATGAAATCCCTGTGTCCGGGAGCATCAATTATTGTGAAATAATACTTTTCTGTCTCGAACTTCTTGTGGGAAAGGTCAATTGTGACTCCTCTTTCCTGCTCTTCCTTAAGAGTATCCATGACAAATGCAAACTCAAAGCCGGCTTTTCCAAGCTCTTTTGCTTTGTCCTTGAGCTTCTTCATTGTCTGTTCGTCTACGACTCCTGCGTCGAAGAGAAGCCTTCCTACAGTTGTTGATTTTCCGTGGTCTACATGTCCGATGAAAACCAGGTTAATATGTTCCCTTGTCTTTGGCATTTTAATTCCTCCACAAACTTTTTTTGGTTATTTTTTTATCTTCTTTTTCAAGCCAAAAGCGCCTGATGCGTTTTTAAGCTTTCTCTCCTATGAGTTTTTTGTTTTTATTTATAAAGTTTTCCCTTCGCTCACAGGATAATGCGTTTAATCCTTTGCGGCAAAAAAAGCCGCTAAAATCATTTAGGCCTGGACAGCAACTCCTGTTTCTGCGTCAACCTTGAGCCCCTTCCTGTTTCTGATTGTGTTTACCACTTTTTCCTGCATCTCTTCAGGGACTTTTTCGAATGCCTGGTCAACCACAAACTGGGTTCCTCTTCCCTCTGTTGCGGACCTTATGTCATTGCTGAGCCCTATCATCTCTGCAACAGGCATCTTTGCCTTTATCTGGACAAGCATTCCCTCCTGCTGGACATCAAGCATCTGCCCCCTTTTGTTTCCGACAAGCTTTGAGAGATCTCCCATGTATTCCTCTGGCGCCTCAAACTGCATTGTCTGGACAGGCTCGAATATGAGCGGTCTTGAGAGGAGGATTGCCCCTCTGATTCCGTCTCTTACAGCAGGGTAGACCTGCGCAGGTCCTCTGTGAATTGCATCTTCGTGGAGCTTTGTGTCCATGAGCATTACTTTAAGTTTCATGCAGGGCTCTCTTGAGAGCGGGCCTGCGCTCATGACATCTTCAAATGAGTCCATGATTAATTCCATAACATCTCCTATGTGGACAATTCCCCTGGTCATATCAATAAGCATGTTGCCGTTGTAAATATCCTTAACTTTTCTTCCGGTTTTGGTGTCCATTCCAAGTTCTTCAAGCTTTCTCCAAACCTCGTCCTTCTTTATCCTCATCTCAGGAAGCATTCCCTCTTTTATTTCCTTGAAGATATTGTCCTCAAGAGGCTCTACGACAAAGTAGAACTTGTTGTGCTTGTTTGGGGATTTTCCCTCAA
Coding sequences within:
- a CDS encoding DUF333 domain-containing protein gives rise to the protein MEKISKYLIASAIIAALLSIGCSPKLIGGEKDSHGCLIAAGYSWCEEKGKCLRTWEENCTVNETVQIANPASSYCISKGGKLNIVTAEDGSQTGMCTLADNTVCEEWAYLRGECFSGIYSCLTDSDCTPKPGCHPKECINTAYSNKFNAPDACTMMFDCSAAYSKADCLCVNNICTNKNLGNKGCEEPVAE
- a CDS encoding NAD(P)/FAD-dependent oxidoreductase; this encodes MESFDVIIIGAGPAGLKCAETLGNSRFRVLLLEKNKEIGYKVCAGGLTGKDIECLNLPRNLIDFQYNKIKLHINNASSTVKYKNNFVYTIDRKNLGQWQLKKLKRFRNIEVRTNSRVSKIEKNFIIANDKKISYKLLVGADGSMSLVKKYLGIKSEDIDIAIQYVIATRKYKEFEVFFESKLFFAWYAWIFPHKNYVSVGCGCNPKILSSKELKSNFKNWLKKNKIDISKGKYEAFLLNYDYQGHRFKNVFLAGDAAGFVSGLTGEGIYPALISGEEIGKIILNPDYKSNKIADLLKIKKRHNQLMNFLIKCGKFRTMVFFAGMLLLKIPCFKKKAINLLA
- the rpsJ gene encoding 30S ribosomal protein S10; the encoded protein is MQKARIKLASTDIDKINQTCEYIKSIVEKTGVDMKGPIPLPTQKLKITTRKAPCGNGTATWERYEMRVHKRLIDLAVDERALRLVMRVPIPEGLNIEIEIIDD